The following nucleotide sequence is from Desulfovibrio sp..
AACTTGATATCTTGAGGACAGCCTTGGCAGAAGGAGGATCTCTACGGCTGGACGAATTGCGTGGAAAACACCAATTCGGCCATGGCGTAGAACGCGAAATCGAAAAGCTGGTGCGAGAAGGCTGGATGATTTCTCCCGGAGATGGCGCTGTCTATTTGACCGGCGCGGGGACAGCGCTTGCTGATCCTGTTGTTCCCGACACGCGGGCCTGAAAGGAACCAAGGCAATGTGGCTTTTGCAGAAAAGCAAGACATTGATGGGATGGACCCCTCCCCCCGATGCCGCAGACGACGAACCGCATTCCCTTGGATGGGGGATAAGACGCGCCAACTTGGCAATATGGTCGACACGCACCACAACCGAAAAGCAGCTCGTTGTTATGATCCTGGGGATGACGGGCTTCATACTGTGGGCATATGGCGCCGTTAGGGGCTGGTGGCCCGGCGCCCAGGTGAGCGACCAATAGAAAGGGAAACCTGAGCATGACAGACGAGCTGCAGGACCGCCTCGACGCTCACCACCTCTGGCAAATGGAGCGGGCGCTGCGCGAGTGCCACGCACCCGAGATGGTGCGGATCGTCGACACAGGACAACCTGGTGCCGGAGATCGGCCGCGCTATCGCTTTGAGATGGTCGACCAGGCGCCGCCGGCGCCGGCCGCCATCTGACAGAAGGGGAAGCCGATGAGAGGCCAACAACTCGGGTTATTTGAGCCGCCGCCACAGCGGCGACGATCTGGGCGCGAATCGGAATTGATGCTGGAAGCCGTGGCGCTGCTGCGCAAGGTTGGACACCGTGTCTACATGGCCGGGCTGCAACACCAAGTCGACGGCAAGCTGTTGTCGACCTCCCAACTTTTGGAGATGGCCACCCGCAACGGCGGTCGGAAGGCGTGAACGGTACGACTCGATTATCATGATGGCGAACCTCCGTAAGTGCCGTGCGAAGCTTCATTCGTTCAGACAGTCGCCTGTCAACCGGGCGCTACTGTTCTTCTCTGGGTTGCTAGTGGTGGTGGTCAGCTTCTACATGAAGACGAAGCAGTTCGGCGACCAGCTGCCGTACATTGGAATCATCCTGGGATGGATAGTGGCGCGCCTGGGATTCAGACCAGGGACAGATCGTGGCGACGGAAAAATATGAGGGAATGCCACAGTGGACGCAGCCTATCTGGATTATCAGGTGCTTGAGCCGGGAGTGCGTGATCTTCGCCGTGCGTTCAACGCGGGAAGCGCAGCCCGGACCGCCTAGATGTCGCGAGGGGCATCGTTGGCGGCGACTGTTTTTCGGCGAAGACGACCAAAGACCGTATATTCTCTTCGATGCGTCGAGCGCCTGGGCAGGCCAGCTACATGATCGACTGGGTGTCCCCCGCCACCCGGTGGCCACCGGCCGATAAGGCCTTCTTATCGGCCGCGTGGCCGGGGGTACGACCACCAGGCGCGGGGGGGCACCCGATCGACTATATGCGGGCCTCGGCGCGCGTATTGAGCAGCTGCTGGGCATCGTTTTCCAGGGCGGGGGCGCCCCCGCGGTCAAAGGCTTGATAAGTGATACTTTCCGAGCGGCCTGTGGATAAACCTCGAAGACGTGCCAGGTGATGAAATCAACCCGGACAGACCTCATGCGACTCGCTCGCATTCACGCAAAATCAACCGCAAAATCCGAATAGCGCAAAAAACATGCGTGTGGTCCGTGAGGACTCAGGTGGTTCAACGTGCCGTCGGGTGAAGGCAAGCAGCCATATATCACGCGATTTTGTCTCTTATTGACGGTCTACAAGCCTAGTCGGTGTCGGTAGCATAGCCTTCATACGTAGGAGCGTGTGAAATGGAAGACGCACGAAGACCGATCATCACACCGCAAACAATATATGTTGAAGTTCTTTGAACTGACTCATCGGAATGTCAGACAAATACTATGGAACAAGAACGATCTTGCGTTGCGTGCATGCATACACTCGAAAAAAACAAATTTCCGCTTCGATGCTCGTTAAAGATGAACCCAGTAACGAGAGGAGCAGAGTTATGCACGACTGCAAGGGGAAGATATGGAGCTTGCGGCCCATCAGGAAAATTCTGGGTTGATTCTGCGCTTGCGCCAAAGCCTGTTGCGGCCTTGGTCGAAAGCTGAAGCGTTTCCAGGCCTCGAGTTCCGATCTATGGGAGATGGAAGTAGAAATTGACTGCGGAGAACTTTAGTCGCCTCGTCCCCGACATCCTGGAAATGGACAGTGGGGATATGACGCCGGCAGTTGCGGCGAACGGAGAACCGCTGAACAGGCGGCTGCCCGGTGCGCAAGGCCCATCGGCCCAACTCATCATCCAGAGTGGTACGAACGATGATGGCGATGAACCACCGAAAATCAGCACGTTGGTCGACCTGCAGAACCGTGACCGTGAAATCGCCACTGCCGCAGCGAATGTGAGGGCAGGGGGCCGGAAGACCAATAAGGAGGTTGCGGCAGAGCTGGGGATCAGTCCTGAGGCACTGGTTCGCATCGAGACCCGCGAAAGAAAGCGCCTCCAGCTTCTGGCGCAGGGGGATTACTTCGTCGAACTCACAACGCGGACCAAACGTTCGCTCAACGACGAGGGAATCACTTCGCTGACCGACCTGTTGCGTTTCTCGGCCAGGACCCTTGTGAAAGGGGTTCCGAATCTCGGCAAGAAGGGCGTAGCCGAGGTCGTGGCTCTGCTGGAGAAGCATGGCCTCAGTCTATTGCCAGACTGACGCGAGGTCTTCGCCACCAAGCATTATGCGACCGCATCAAGGGCACCAGTCCAGAAAAATCCAACCGCCGTGGCGGCATTACGACGTGGAGAAGGTATGAAATTTCGTAGTCTTGTGTGCGCGTTGGCGATCCTGGTGCCCGTGACGGCCGGAGCACAACAACAGCAGGCGCCGGCGCCTGAAAGCCTGTTCGAGCAAGCAATCCACGATTATCTGTTGCGCCATCCCGAAGTGCTGATGGAAATGACCCAGCGCCTTCAGCAGATTCAGGGTGAGAACGGCTATGCACAGCACAAAGCCGAACTGGTCGACAATGCGCAGGATCCCGTGGTTGGCAACCCGAAGGGGGACGTGACCGTCGTCGTCTTTTTCGATTACCAGTGTCCAGCCTGTAAGATGCTTGGGCCGGAGATCGACAAGCTGCTGGCCAGCGATAAGGGTGTGAAGGTCGTCTACAAGGATTATCCGATCCTCGGCCCGGGCTCGCTCATGGCGGCCAAAGCCGCGCTGGCGTCCATGTCTCAAGGCGGCTATGAGGCGTTCCACAATGCGCTGCTGAATGACAAGACGTCGGGGCACAACTTGGGCGAACCGCGCATCCTCGAGATCGCCACCAGCGTCGGGCTCAACGCCGACAAAATCAAGGCCGAGATGAAGTCTCCCCAGGTCGACGCTGCCGTCACAAGGAATATCGCTCTGGGCGATCAAGTGGCGCACAAAGCGACGCCCGGCATGTTCGTCGGGAGCCAATTCGTGCCTGGTGCGGCAAGCTTTGAGCAGCTGACTCAACTCGTCGCCAAGGTCCGCGGCGAGAATAAGAATTCTGCCGGCGAACCTGGGCAGAAAAGCAAACGCAGCTGAGATTACCATGTACAATTTCAGCGCGGCCAATACGGGGCACGATTCCGGCATTGGGGTTCCCAGACCAGAGTTGCCTCCAGGCAAAACAGTGATGATTGTAGATGATCAGGTGACGATCCGCCGGATCGTCGCTTCCTATTTCAGTCATCAGGCCTGCAGCCATCCGGTTGAGCAAGCATTCGACGGTGCAACTGCGCTGATGAGTCTTCGAATCAATATCGAGAGGATCGGTCTAGTCGTCTCGGACTGGGAGATGTCGCCGGTGACCGGACTGCAATTCTTGCGGCTCCTGAGGGCTGACAAGGACGAGCGCTTCCGCAATATGTCTTTCCTGATGCTCGCAGATCGACTGACAGAGCCGCAAATCCGCCTTGCCATGACCGCCGGAGTTGATGCCCTCCTGGCCAAGGAAGGCAGCGCACTGGCCAACGATCAGCCCGTGCCGCCCTTGCAATTCTTGCAACGCCGCGTCTGACAGAGAGGGAACGGAAATGAGCATAGAAGAATGGGTAATTGAGCCCGTTTTGGAATTAATGATCTGCCAACTGCCGCCGAAAAACCTGCGGGCGGTCGCCGATCTGTGGGACGAGACGGGAGTCGCAACCCCTGAGCAGTTGGCACAGATCATTGTTTCGACCTTCGGGGCGGACCGGGAAATTGTGGGACTATTCGCCGCACTCAACCCGAAAGAACGGCAACAGATGTGCCATGTGATAGCCGAAAAATGCCGGGCGCGGGCGGCAAAGATATCGGGATAAGGCAGAAGAGGAAGCCAGCGGTGAAGCCGAAGAGTATGACCGAGCTTCGAGTAAGACTGGACAAGCCAGTCAAACATGCG
It contains:
- a CDS encoding DsbA family protein gives rise to the protein MKFRSLVCALAILVPVTAGAQQQQAPAPESLFEQAIHDYLLRHPEVLMEMTQRLQQIQGENGYAQHKAELVDNAQDPVVGNPKGDVTVVVFFDYQCPACKMLGPEIDKLLASDKGVKVVYKDYPILGPGSLMAAKAALASMSQGGYEAFHNALLNDKTSGHNLGEPRILEIATSVGLNADKIKAEMKSPQVDAAVTRNIALGDQVAHKATPGMFVGSQFVPGAASFEQLTQLVAKVRGENKNSAGEPGQKSKRS
- a CDS encoding DNA-directed RNA polymerase subunit alpha C-terminal domain-containing protein encodes the protein MTAENFSRLVPDILEMDSGDMTPAVAANGEPLNRRLPGAQGPSAQLIIQSGTNDDGDEPPKISTLVDLQNRDREIATAAANVRAGGRKTNKEVAAELGISPEALVRIETRERKRLQLLAQGDYFVELTTRTKRSLNDEGITSLTDLLRFSARTLVKGVPNLGKKGVAEVVALLEKHGLSLLPD
- a CDS encoding response regulator, which translates into the protein MYNFSAANTGHDSGIGVPRPELPPGKTVMIVDDQVTIRRIVASYFSHQACSHPVEQAFDGATALMSLRINIERIGLVVSDWEMSPVTGLQFLRLLRADKDERFRNMSFLMLADRLTEPQIRLAMTAGVDALLAKEGSALANDQPVPPLQFLQRRV